In one window of Gigantopelta aegis isolate Gae_Host unplaced genomic scaffold, Gae_host_genome ctg4852_pilon_pilon:::debris, whole genome shotgun sequence DNA:
- the LOC121366150 gene encoding uncharacterized protein LOC121366150 translates to MDECWGSFKSYKELEEKIKTYEQSNSVQLWKREARTVTSANKRVDSLRIDESGCHLVVTSTYSEHNHPVSQDLYKHLPRQKRLPEALKTQGISNSS, encoded by the exons atggatgaatg TTGGGGATCCTTCAAATCGTACAAAGAACTTGAAGAAAAGATCAAGACTTATGAGCAATCAAACTCAGTGCAACTTTGGAAGAGAGAAGCTAGAACAGTTACTTCTGCCAACAAGAGAGTTGATAG CCTTCGTATTGATGAAAGTGGATGCCATCTTGTAGTTACAAGTACTTACTCAGAGCACAATCATCCGGTGTCTCAA gATCTGTATAAACACTTACCAAGACAAAAAAGGTTGCCAGAAGCATTAAAAACACAAGGCATCAGCAATTCTAGCTGA